The Faecalibacterium sp. I3-3-89 sequence CTCCTGCAGCGCGCCCATCTCGGTGGCCAGCGTGGGCTGGTAGCCGACGGCGGAGGGCATACGGCCCAGCAGAGCCGACACCTCAGAGCCAGCCTGCGTGAAGCGGAAGATGTTGTCGATGAAGAGCAGCACGTCCTGATTCTTGACATCGCGGAAGTACTCCGCCATGGTCAGGCCGGACAGTGCCACACGCATACGCGCTCCGGGAGGCTCGTTCATCTGGCCGTAGACCAGCGCCGTCTTGTTGATGACGCCGCTCTCGGTCATCTCGCCGTAAAGGTCGTTGCCCTCACGGGTGCGCTCGCCGACACCGGTGAACACCGAGTAGCCGTTGTGCTCGGTGGCGATGTTATAGATCAGCTCCTGAATGAGGACGGTCTTGCCGACACCGGCACCGCCGAACAGGCCGATCTTGCCGCCCTTGGCGTAGGGGCAGATGAGGTCAACGACCTTGATGCCGGTCTCGAGGATCTCGGTGGTGGACTGCTGCTCCTCATAACTGGGAGCGGGGCGGTGGATGGGCCAGTAGGCCTCCGGGGTGGGGGCGGGCTTGTTGTCCACCGGCTCGCCCAGCAGGTTGAACACGCGGCCCAGACACTGGTCGCCGACGGGCACCTTGATGGACTCGCCGGTGTCCACGGCCTCGGTGCCGCGCACCAGACCGTCGGTGCTGCTCATGGCGATGCAGCGGGCGACATTGTCACCGGTCAGCTGCGCCACCTCGACCACCAGCTTCTGGCCGTGGTTGTCGATCTCGATGGCGTTGAGCAGATCCGGCAGCTCGCCATCCTTGAACTGGATGTCCAGCACCGGGCCGATGACCTGGATCACCTTGCCGATGTGTTTTTCGGACATAGGCTACAACTCCTTCTCTTAAACCTCTCCGTCAGCGCTGACGCGCTGCCACCTCCCCTACCGAGGGGAGGCCTTGGCATTCCGCAAAGCCTTACCTCTTCGCCAGAGGCTCCCCTCGGTAGGGGAGCTGTCGAGCGATAGCGAGACTGAGAGGTTGATTCATTTGTTAATTCTCCGCACCAGCCACGATCTCGGTGATCTCCTGCGTGATGGCGGCCTGACGGGCGCGGTTGTAATACAGATTCAGATGCTCTATCATCTCACCGGCGTTCTTGGTGGCGGCATCCATGGCCGTGCGGCGGGCGGCCAGCTCGCTGGCTACGCTCTCGCACACTGCGCCGTAGAGGACACCGGCCACATACTCGGGGATGATCGCGCCGAACACTTCCTCGCTGCTGGGCTTGTACAGGATCTGGCTCCGGCGTGCCTCGGCCTTCTGGGCCTCTGTAGGCTCGATGGTCAGGGGCAGCACCTCAAGGGTGATGGCCGTCTGGGTCATCATGGAGTCGAAGCGGGTATAGCAGAGCTTCACCGCGTCGTACTCGCCCTTGAGGAAGCCCTCCGTTATCTGGTGGGACAGGGTGAAGCACTCGCTCACGGACACGTCCGCCGCCAGCAGCACCTCGTGGGTGAACAGGTCGGCCTCGTGGTGGGCGAAATACTCCGCCGAGCGCTTACCGATGGGCAGGACGATGGCGGGACCTCCGGCAGCGTCGGCCTGCTTGAACACATTGGCGTTATAGCCGCCCGCCAGTCCGCGGTCGCCCGCGATGACCACCAGCAGGGTGCGCTTGATCTCGTCCCGGCGCAGATAGGGGTTGCGGGCACGGGGGTCCGCCGCCGCGATCTTGGTCAGCGATTCATACAGCGTTTCAAAGTAGGGGCGGCTGTGCTCCACCCGCTCCTTGGCACGGCGCATTTTGGAGGAAGCCACCAGCTCCATAGCCTTGGTGATCTGCATGGTACTCTCTACGCTTTTGATGCGCAGCTTGATGTCCTTCATGGAACCTGCCATGCGTTACGCCTCCTTCCTGTCAGTGCGCCTTGATAAAGCTCTCAGTGTAAGCGGACAGCACGCCTTTCAGAGCTTCCTCGGCGTCCTTTTCCAGCTTGCCGGTGGTGCGGATGGTCTCCATCACAGAGGCACCGGCAGCATCGGCATCCAGATACTCGTACAGGCCCTTCTCGTACTCTGCCACGGCGGGCACCTTGATGTTCACAAGGTAGTCGTGGATGGTCGCGTAGAGGATGGCCACCTGCTTTTCCACCGCAACGGGGGCCGAGCGGTTCTGCTTCAGCACCTCCACGATGCGCTCGCCCTGTGCCAGACGGGCCTTGGTGTCGGCGTCCAGATCGGAGCCGAACTGTGCGAAGGACTGCAGCTCGCGGTACTGGGAGTAGATGAGCTTCAGGGTGCCGGCCACCTTTTTCATGGCCTTGATCTGGGCGTTGCCGCCGACACGGGAGACCGAGATGCCGGGGTTGACGGCCGGCATGACGCCCGAGTGGAACAGCTCCGTCTCAAGGAAGATCTGGCCGTCGGTGATGGAGATGACGTTGGTGGGGATGTAGGCGGACACATCGCCCGCCTGCGTCTCGATGATGGGCAGAGCCGTCAGGCTGCCGCCGCCCAGCTCGTCGGAGAGCTTGGCCGCGCGCTCCAGCAGACGGGAGTGCAGATAGAAAACGTCGCCGGGGTAGGCCTCACGTCCCGGGGGACGGCGGATCAGCAGCGACAGGGCACGGTAAGCGACGGCGTGCTTGGACAGGTCATCGTAGATGATGAGGACGTGCTTGCCCTTGTGCATGAAATACTCGCCCATGGCACAGCCGGAGTAGGGCGCGATATACTGCAGCGGCGACAGCTCGGAGGCCGTGGCCGACACCACGATGGTGTAGCTCATGGCCCCGGCCTCGGTGAGGCTCTGGACGAGGTTTGCCACGGTAGAGCGCTTCTGGCCGATGGCGACGTAGATGCAGATGACGTCCTTGCCCTTCTGGTTGATGATGGTATCGGACGCGATGGTGGTCTTGCCGGTCTGGCGGTCGCCGATGATCAGCTCACGCTGGCCGCGGCCGATGGGGATCATGGAGTCGATGGCCTTGATGCCGGTCTGGAGCGGCTCCTTGACGGGCTGGCGCTCGATGATGCCGGGGGCCGGGCTTTCGATGGGGCGGAACTCCGTCGTCTCGATGGGGCCGGCGCCGTCGATGGGCTGGCCCAGTGCGTTGACGACGCGGCCGATCAGTGCCTCGCCCACCGGGACGGACACGACCTTGCCGGTGCGCTTGACGGTGCTGCCCTCCTTGATGCCGACGTCGGAACCCAGCAGAACGATGGAGACGGTGTTCTCCTCGAGGTTCTGCGCCATGCCGTACTCGCCGTTCTCAAACTGGAGCAGCTCGCCTGCCATGCACTTTTCCAGACCGCTGGCGCGGGCGATGCCGTCGCCCACCAGAATGACCGTGCCGACCTCGCTCTGCTCGATGACATTTTCGTAATGCTTGATCTGAGCACGGATGATCTTGGAGATCTCTTCAGGTTTCAGTTGCATTGTTGTGTCTTCACCACTCAATTCTTTGTAAACTTTCGGGTGGATGCCCTCTCAGCCAAAGCCGGTCTTGCTGCATCTCATCGCCTTGCGGCTCTGAGAGCAGCCGGGCCTCGCTTTCGCCGGAGAGCTTCGTATTGATTTTACAGCGTTGCCGCCGCGATGCTGCTGCGCAGGCCGGCGAGACGATTGCGGACGGTGCCGTCCAGCTCGGTGCCTTCGATGTCCAGCCGGATGCCTCCCAGCACGGCAGGCTCGACCTTCGTTTTGAGGTCGATGTGCTTACCGGTGACTTTTTCCAGCTTTTCGTGGAGGCGGGTGGTCTGCTCTGCCGTGAGGGGCACAGCGGAGACGGCGGTGGCCTCCAGAATGCCGTGGGCCTCATTGTAGCGCAGACGGTAGGCCCGGGCACAGCCCGGCAGCTCCCGCAGAGCGCCCTTTTCGCACAGCAGCTTCATAAAGTTGAGCACATAGAGGTGGACCTGCCCGCGGAAGGCCTCGTCCAACAGCGCACAGCGCTCTTTCTTGGGGATGCTGGGGATGCTGAGCAGATGCAGATAC is a genomic window containing:
- the atpD gene encoding F0F1 ATP synthase subunit beta, whose protein sequence is MSEKHIGKVIQVIGPVLDIQFKDGELPDLLNAIEIDNHGQKLVVEVAQLTGDNVARCIAMSSTDGLVRGTEAVDTGESIKVPVGDQCLGRVFNLLGEPVDNKPAPTPEAYWPIHRPAPSYEEQQSTTEILETGIKVVDLICPYAKGGKIGLFGGAGVGKTVLIQELIYNIATEHNGYSVFTGVGERTREGNDLYGEMTESGVINKTALVYGQMNEPPGARMRVALSGLTMAEYFRDVKNQDVLLFIDNIFRFTQAGSEVSALLGRMPSAVGYQPTLATEMGALQERITSTRKGSITSVQAVYVPADDLTDPAPATTFTHLDATTVLSRDIASQGIYPAVDPLDSTSRILSPEVVGQEHYEIARAVQKVLQRYKELQDIIAIMGMDELSEEDKRTVSRARKVQRFLSQSFHVAEQFTGMPGQYVPLKETLRGFRMILNGECDDLPESAFLFAGTIDDVFAKAKKG
- the atpG gene encoding ATP synthase F1 subunit gamma, with protein sequence MAGSMKDIKLRIKSVESTMQITKAMELVASSKMRRAKERVEHSRPYFETLYESLTKIAAADPRARNPYLRRDEIKRTLLVVIAGDRGLAGGYNANVFKQADAAGGPAIVLPIGKRSAEYFAHHEADLFTHEVLLAADVSVSECFTLSHQITEGFLKGEYDAVKLCYTRFDSMMTQTAITLEVLPLTIEPTEAQKAEARRSQILYKPSSEEVFGAIIPEYVAGVLYGAVCESVASELAARRTAMDAATKNAGEMIEHLNLYYNRARQAAITQEITEIVAGAEN
- the atpA gene encoding F0F1 ATP synthase subunit alpha; this encodes MQLKPEEISKIIRAQIKHYENVIEQSEVGTVILVGDGIARASGLEKCMAGELLQFENGEYGMAQNLEENTVSIVLLGSDVGIKEGSTVKRTGKVVSVPVGEALIGRVVNALGQPIDGAGPIETTEFRPIESPAPGIIERQPVKEPLQTGIKAIDSMIPIGRGQRELIIGDRQTGKTTIASDTIINQKGKDVICIYVAIGQKRSTVANLVQSLTEAGAMSYTIVVSATASELSPLQYIAPYSGCAMGEYFMHKGKHVLIIYDDLSKHAVAYRALSLLIRRPPGREAYPGDVFYLHSRLLERAAKLSDELGGGSLTALPIIETQAGDVSAYIPTNVISITDGQIFLETELFHSGVMPAVNPGISVSRVGGNAQIKAMKKVAGTLKLIYSQYRELQSFAQFGSDLDADTKARLAQGERIVEVLKQNRSAPVAVEKQVAILYATIHDYLVNIKVPAVAEYEKGLYEYLDADAAGASVMETIRTTGKLEKDAEEALKGVLSAYTESFIKAH
- the atpH gene encoding ATP synthase F1 subunit delta, whose amino-acid sequence is MTETARMYGGSLYDLAAEEGLDERILGELEGVTALLNGDAEYLHLLSIPSIPKKERCALLDEAFRGQVHLYVLNFMKLLCEKGALRELPGCARAYRLRYNEAHGILEATAVSAVPLTAEQTTRLHEKLEKVTGKHIDLKTKVEPAVLGGIRLDIEGTELDGTVRNRLAGLRSSIAAATL